The Thermobifida halotolerans sequence ACACGCCCAGCGAGTACCAGCCCGCCAGGTTGTCCTCGTCCAGCGGCGGATCCTCCAGCGTGCCGTCGGGGTTCAGCCCCAACTCGACCAGGGGCGCGCTCACCCCGATCGCCTCGATCGTCAGGTGCACCGGGACCGAGCGCGCCAGCGCCTCGTCCCGGTCGACACCGCCGACTCCGCCGTCGGTCAGGGCGAACGCCACTCCCAGGGCCAGCGCCACCAGGGCGCCGGTACCGGTGCTTCTGCTGCGTCTTCTAGTCGACATGGCGCACCACACATCGATAGGAGAGCAGGCCGGCGCCGGAGACCAGCAGCAGGCCGACCGCCAGCGCCGCCAGGGGCACGGCCGGGTCGGCCGGGCGGTGCAGGCCCCCGCCCCCGGTCTGCGGCGCGCCGCTCGGGGTGGGGGTCGGCGGCGGCACGGCGAGGCCCGACGAGGACGCCGGGGCGTCCTCCCGGTCGTTTCCGCCGTCCTTCCCGACCACGGTGACGCTGGAGTACAGCACCCGACTGGAGTCGGAGGCCCCGCACTCCCCCCTGATCTGGTAGTCGCCGGGCTCCAGGCCCTCCTTGAGGACGATCCGCTCCTCGGAGTCGGCTCCGTCCAGCGTGACACGGAGGACGGTGGAGAACGCGGGGGAGGTGTACTCCACCCACCGCGCCCCGCCGGAGCAGGACACCTGCACGATGATCGGGGAGCCCGGCTCCGCCTCCGGCGGAAACACCGTGATGGCGCTGTCGGCCGTCGCGGTTCCGGCTCCCGCGACCAGCACCGCGGCCACGACCGCGATCCCGAACGCTGTCCGCACCCTCATGCCGTTCTCCCTCACTCTGCGTGTCACTGATGCCACACAGGAAACATCGCAGAGACTCGGGGCGCGGTGACGTGCAAGAACGGCCGGTTGTGCTGTCTTTGCCCCGACAATGCCCGATTTTCGCCGGGTGCGGCATCTGACTTTCGGCGGTGTTCTGGTGGGGACACGCCGGACTAGCGTCTGCTCCATGAGGTTCTCGGCTGCGGCGCTGCGCCGCCTGCTCCGCGCGGTGGTGCGCCCGGTCCCCGACCGCTCCGCCCGGAGCGTGAAGATCACCGACGCACTGCTGATCATGGTGCTGGCGCCACTGATCGTCCTGGGAACGTCCTCCCTGTGGACGGCCGGCCCCCGCCCCCCGTGGCTCGCCGCCGAACTGGCGGCGATGCTGGCCGTCGTGGTCGGTGTCGTGCTGCTGGCCCGCCCCTGGCCGCTGGCCGCGCTCGTCGGCGCGTTCCTCACCCTGCTGTGGCAGGACTCCTTCTCGCTGCTGCTGATGGCCGTCGCCTACCTGGCGGGCCGCCGGATGGACGACCCGCGTCCGGCGCTGGCGCTGTTCGGCGTGGTCGCGGCGGTGGGCACGGCACGGATCGCGCTGACCACGTCGGCCGCCCCGGAGCACTGGATCAGCGGGGCGGTGACCCTCGCCTTCGGCACCGCGCTTCCGTGGGTGGTGGGCATGTACCGGCGGCAGCGCGTGGAGTTGGCCATGGCCGGATGGGAGCTGGCCGAACGTCTGGAGCGGGAGCAGCGCATCATCGCCGAGCAGGCGCGGCTGCGGGAGAGGTCCCGCATCGCCCAGGACATGCACGACTCCCTCGGACACGAGCTGAGCCTGATCGCGCTGCGCGCGGGCGCGCTGGAGGTCGCCTCGGGCGTGGACGGGGCGGTCCGCTGCTCCGCGCGCGAACTCCGCGAGAACGCCGCGGCGGCCACCGAACGGCTCCGCGAGATCGTCGGGGTGCTGCGGGAGGACACCGAGTCGGTCGCCCTGGAGCCCGCCGATGAGGACGCGGCGGCGCTGGTCGACCGTGCCCGCGCCTCGGGACTGGAGGTGAGGCTGATCCGCCGGGGCGACCCCGCGCGGCTGTCGCCCATGGCGGACCGCGCCGTGCACCGGATCGTCCAGGAGGCGTTGACCAACGCCGCCAAGTACGCGCCCGAGGCGCCGGTCACCGTGCTGCTGGAGCACACCCCGGAGTTCACGTTCGTGCTGGTGGCCAACCCCGAACCACGCGGCGGCCCCGCCCCGGGGGTCGGCGGCGGGCGGCGCGGGCTGATCGGGCTGCACGAGCGCGTCCGACTGGTCGGCGGGGTGCTGCGGGCGGGGACCGGACACGCGGGCGGCTGGCGGGTCGAGGCGTGGCTGCCCGCGGGGCCGAGGAGGGTGCTCGGAACGGAGCGGCACTCCCCGGCCGGGCGGGAGGGGGAGGAGCCCAGCCGCACCCGGCGCGACTACCATCGGGCCCGGATCCGCACCCGCCGGGGACTGCTCGTGCTCGTCGCGCTGTCCGTGACGGGAACGGCTCTGTTCGTGCTGCTTGTCATGGCGGTCGCCTGATGCGGTCGGCGACCCACCCGGGGGGCCGACCTCGGCCAGGCCGCCCCGGTGGAGGGGAGTCCCGGTGATCCGTGTGCTGTTGGCCGACGACGAGACGATGATCCGTGCGGGGGTGCGCGCCATCCTGGGCACGGACCCGCAGATCGAGGTGGTCGCCGAGGCCGCCGACGGGCACGAGGCCGTCGCGTTGACCCGGTCGCACCGGCCCGACGTGGCACTGCTGGACATCCGCATGCCCCGCATGGACGGCCTGGCCGCGGTCGCCGAGATCCACCGGGTCGTCCCGCGGACGGCGGTGGCCGTCCTCACCACCTTCGGCGAGGACGCCTACATCGCGCGGGCCCTGCGCGACGGCGCGGCCGGGTTCCTGCTCAAGTCGGGCGACCCCCACGAGCTGATCGCGGGGGTGCGCGCGCTCGCCGAAGGCGCCGCGTTCCTGTCCCCGCGGGTCGCCCAGCGGGTCATCACCGAGCTCAGCGGCGACCGGATGACGCGCACCACCGAGGCGCGCCGCCGCATCGAGCCCCTCACCGACCGGGAGCGCGAGGTCCTGTCGCTGGTCGGCGCGGGGCTGTCCAACGCCGAGATCGCCCGCCGCCTCCACCTCACCGAGGGCACCGTCAAGAGCTACGTCAGCACCATCCTGACCCGCCTGGGCGCCCGCAACCGGGTCCAGGCCGCGATCGTGGCCCACGAGGCGGGCCTGGTGACCGGAGAGCGGGCGTGACCGCGTGCGGGCGACCGGGGGGAGGATTCCTGACCGTGATCTTGTACCCAGGGGCACATTCGACGCGCGAGTGTGCCCCTGGGGTCACTGTGGAGGGGACTACAGCAGGTCGTTTTTGAGGTTCGAGGGGAAGGCGGCCCACTCGGCGGGGGAGAAACCGAGGTGCCCGAGGTCGCGGTGCCGGGTGTCCCGCACCAGGACAGCACGGGGAGTCTCGGCGACCTCGACGCAGTTGGACTCACCAACCGAATAGGACGACTTTCGCCACCCCCTGGTTCTGATCACTTCAGTCCTCCTTTGGGGTTCTCCAGCAGTCGCCGTGACCCCTCGGCAGGAAGCGCGACCCCGAGGAGGTCCGCGAAGAGACTCGTGTGGACGGACAGGGCGTCAGGGTCTTCGACGGGGCCACCTGTCACACGGGTCTCCAACCAATGGCAAGCAGGTGATCTATCTGGGCCGCCATGACCTGTCTGCCGCCAGTGGGACGGTGGAACACGCCTTCGTCGATGACTGCCACGTACCGGGGAGGCAGATCGGAGGTGAAGACAGCCTGCCGATCGATGCGGGTTGTGGCCAGCCCGTTCGGTTCCTCTTCGGTCATGGCCTTGTTGCTGACCGTGGACTGGGACAGCGGGACCATCGCGGCGAGCTGTGTTCGTGAAAGCCCGGCTTGGGTGCGCTTTCGTCAGACTTCGGCGCCGGACTTACGTGCAGCGCTACTGCGGTCTACCGGCATAAATCAATTTCTACCAGTTCCTATTAAGTCCGACCGGCTTTGATGGAAAATCAGCGCAGGAGGTGGTGATAGATGGCGCTACCAAGAGGGATAGTGTCACGGTCTCCATTAAGGGCATACCAACTTTGGTGGCTTCAGGAGTCAATAGGTCAGGTTGTCGGTGTGCCCTCAAACAAGCGGCCCTGACCGGTATAGCCGCACCGGATCAGGACCTGGCCCCCCTACCTGACTGAGGTGTGGGTGTTCGGTTCTGCGGTGGGTGCGGGGCCGTTGTCGAGGGTGCGGGTGGGTGGGGCCGTGTCCGGTCACTGGCAGCCGGTGGTGTCCCGTTTCTGGGGGTTCTGTGGAATGCCTCGGCCTCACCGGGAGTGGCGGCGGAGCGTATCCACCGCGAACCCGACACTCAAACCTCGATGGGATAGGCAGGTCAAGGACTTGATGAGCAAGACTGCTGCCCATCCCCTGCCTGAAATGCGGCGAACATCCCGTGCCTGGCCCTATGTGCTGTGTTCCGGAAAGGCGGTGTTTCGGTGACCGTCGCCTTCACCTCCTTCCCTGGTGTTCCGGGCAGTACCGTCGTCCTGCACGCCCCCGCCCGGGCCGTCGCCGACGCCCTCGCCTCCGCCGAGGAACCCGACACCACCCCGTCTGGCCCCCGCCCCGCTGAACAGGAGCCCGGGAGTCCCGGTGGTGGCCGGTGCGCTTTCAACGAATCCCCCTGTGAAGGCGCAGGAGTGGGGCGGCGCCCCGGCTGGCTTTTCCGTTGGTGGAGGCGCCCCGGCGGCGCCCCACTCCTGCGCCGACCCGGGACGGGCCACGCCGGACCGTCCTCGGGAATGCCCTTGTGTCCTCGACTCCCGAGGGTGCTGCGCCCCCAGGCCCGTGGGGGAGATCCCAGCTTCCCCGGCTCCGAGGGGTGGGGTTCCAGCCCTCCTCAGCTCCGAGGGGGTCTTGTGGCACCGGCCCCGTGGGGGTGGGCGAGGAGCGTTGCAGGAGAGGCCCGCCGAAGGGGGTGGGCTGGCGCTGGAGTGCTGTTTCCCCGGTTCCGGAACCGGGGAAACAGCGCGGTGAGCGTCCGAGCCCTCAGGCGTCGCGGCCGCGCAGTGCCGCGTAGCCGAGGGCCAGGCCCGCCGCCGCCCAGGCGAGCATGGTCAGCGTCGCGACCTCCGGGGTGTGCGGGGTGTCCATACCGGACACCATCGGGCCGCTGAGCGCGCTGGGCGTGTACTCGCCGAGCCGCAGCAGCGTCTCGTTGCCGATGATCTGCGTGATCATGGGCACCCCCACCAGCAGGCCGATCGCGGCCGTCACCGTTCCGGCGGTGCTGCGCAGCGCCGCGCCCAGGCCCAGGACGAACAGGGTGAGCAGCACCAGGTACAGACCTGCTCCCACCAGGCCGTACCCCAGGTCGGCGCCGGTCACCTCCAGCACGTCGCCGAAGTAGACCGCCACGACTCCCAGGGAGACCAGCCCGATCAGGACGCCCGCCACGAACGACACGGCCGCCCCCACCACGGCCTTGGCGGCCAGCATGGTCCCCCGGCGCGGCACGGCGGTCAGCGTGGTGCGGATCGCTCCGGTGGCGTACTCCCCGGTGACGATCAGCGACGCCAGCGCCACCACCGCGAACTGCGGCAGTATCAGGGCTATCGGGGTCAGCCCGTTCGCGGTGGCGGTTCCGCTCTCGCCGTTGACGTCGATGGAGTAGGCGGCCATCACACAGGTGGCCGCCGCCAGCAGCACCGCCACCGCCAGGCACACCCAGGTCGAC is a genomic window containing:
- a CDS encoding sensor histidine kinase, with protein sequence MRFSAAALRRLLRAVVRPVPDRSARSVKITDALLIMVLAPLIVLGTSSLWTAGPRPPWLAAELAAMLAVVVGVVLLARPWPLAALVGAFLTLLWQDSFSLLLMAVAYLAGRRMDDPRPALALFGVVAAVGTARIALTTSAAPEHWISGAVTLAFGTALPWVVGMYRRQRVELAMAGWELAERLEREQRIIAEQARLRERSRIAQDMHDSLGHELSLIALRAGALEVASGVDGAVRCSARELRENAAAATERLREIVGVLREDTESVALEPADEDAAALVDRARASGLEVRLIRRGDPARLSPMADRAVHRIVQEALTNAAKYAPEAPVTVLLEHTPEFTFVLVANPEPRGGPAPGVGGGRRGLIGLHERVRLVGGVLRAGTGHAGGWRVEAWLPAGPRRVLGTERHSPAGREGEEPSRTRRDYHRARIRTRRGLLVLVALSVTGTALFVLLVMAVA
- a CDS encoding response regulator, coding for MIRVLLADDETMIRAGVRAILGTDPQIEVVAEAADGHEAVALTRSHRPDVALLDIRMPRMDGLAAVAEIHRVVPRTAVAVLTTFGEDAYIARALRDGAAGFLLKSGDPHELIAGVRALAEGAAFLSPRVAQRVITELSGDRMTRTTEARRRIEPLTDREREVLSLVGAGLSNAEIARRLHLTEGTVKSYVSTILTRLGARNRVQAAIVAHEAGLVTGERA
- a CDS encoding DUF397 domain-containing protein; the encoded protein is MIRTRGWRKSSYSVGESNCVEVAETPRAVLVRDTRHRDLGHLGFSPAEWAAFPSNLKNDLL
- a CDS encoding Scr1 family TA system antitoxin-like transcriptional regulator; amino-acid sequence: MTEEEPNGLATTRIDRQAVFTSDLPPRYVAVIDEGVFHRPTGGRQVMAAQIDHLLAIGWRPV
- a CDS encoding ABC transporter permease subunit; the protein is MTSTTMTRSTTTVRGGGGFGGALAAEWTKLWGLRSTWVCLAVAVLLAAATCVMAAYSIDVNGESGTATANGLTPIALILPQFAVVALASLIVTGEYATGAIRTTLTAVPRRGTMLAAKAVVGAAVSFVAGVLIGLVSLGVVAVYFGDVLEVTGADLGYGLVGAGLYLVLLTLFVLGLGAALRSTAGTVTAAIGLLVGVPMITQIIGNETLLRLGEYTPSALSGPMVSGMDTPHTPEVATLTMLAWAAAGLALGYAALRGRDA